The Hemicordylus capensis ecotype Gifberg chromosome 5, rHemCap1.1.pri, whole genome shotgun sequence nucleotide sequence TTGACCTGAATACATTTATAGCTGAAAACTGATACCCAGTGGATAGTCAGGCAAATGCTAGATATACCAGACTAGGGAGTCACGTTTCATTAAAGTAAACCTCTTAATTATTCACAGAAGAAAGGAGGTGATAGCACTGGTGGTTTTAATCTCAGGCAAGGAATTGTGGGAAAGAGGCAGAGAGGCATAGAGAAGGGTGAAAGCAAGCCATTGCAAGATTGAAACTTTAAAGAAGGAAAAAATGGGGAAAGCAGGGCATCATTCAATGCCCCATGGACGACAGTCATGATTTCAAAAACCAGGTGTGTAAGTTATAATCTTAAGCACActtcactcagaagtaaattctaaGGAAATCCGTGCATTTATTTCCAAACAAACTTGGTTAGAATTGGGCTGCAAATTCTAGCTACTGTTCAAGCAAGCTAGTGTAGCAACTCAAAAAATTCCAGACGTGACCCTCATGTCACAGTTCCAAACAGTTATAAGCATTTTACAGACTTCCATGATTAAACTACAATCCTCCCACAAGTgaccatttatttaaaaatagtaTCTTCCTTAAATAAAGTGGGAACATTTATTCATGGCCTTTGACATTAGCAGAAGTGGGAACTCTCAGAACACAACCAGTGAGGAACATAATATTGCAGCATTCCTCACTGTCACAGGAATTCTCAAGCATGGAGCACAAGACTCATCATTCCACACAGCTACAAGATTTCAGCTCTCTCTGTTCAGCAAAACACAGGTCTGACTACTTGCTATCATTTTAATAGCCACAGGTGTACCAACACACAACAGATAAACTTATCTGCATAAGCAGAGAGGCTCTTTTGCTAGCTTGGAAGTTCTAAAAACAAGAAACACAAGTTTCTATAGTTTGGGGTACAGCTGCAATTAGTGGCTGTAGCTGCCGTAagcattttgttttggtttggcaGGGAATACTACAGAGGCTGAGGCAAGTTCAAATGAACAGAGCTTCTCAGCCCTGTAAATTTTGAGGTAGAATGCCTGCTAGCTGTGATACCAGGAGACTGCTCAAGgtagttccatgcatatcccccATATGGAGGTTGACATGTGCAGCCCACTACAAATTTTGCCAGGTTCCTGCCAAAGGAATTCTTCAGAGATGCCCTTCAGGTCCTAGACTTCAGAAAGAGTTGTTGTTGTACTATTGGATATATCTCCCAGAGTTACAAACAGGAAACAGTCATCTGCTGAAGCTTCTGTAATGGATTGGAAATCCCATTTGCCTAGAGGGGGATAGTGTTTCCCTCTAttagcattcttttaaaaagaacaaaaaactgaAATCTGTTAGCTTTTCCATGTCACTGTGACAGTGGCAAACAACATATTCACAGAATGTTTCTGCTCTGGAAAGGAACAGCAGGTCACCCACAGACCTGCTTGATGGAAGCGATAGCCTGTACAAGCAGATTGTGTACAAGCAGGCACAAACAGAAGCAGTAAAAACGGTGAGCAACTTACAGGAGAAGTAGAAAGTCAAATGCACATGTACAGTTTTTTTCTTCAATGTGACAGTCTGACCAGACTGATTATAAATACACAACTATAGACAGGTATGCCTTCCATTTTTTCCAAATGCTTGAAGATTAGTACAAAAGTATATAAATTATAGGAATGATTGCTGCTAGATTTTAGGGTGACAATCATTGAAACGCTGATATAAGAAACTGCCTGTTACAAGTTATTCACAAAAGAGGTAAGAAAGTGTCCAAGATGTCATTAACTATACAAAGTTATGATCTCAAATATGCATAGAAACTTGTTCATCAAAAGTACAAATCTCATActtacacacaattatgactacCTGTATGAAGATACACTTTTTAGACCAAGAGCAGCAagactgtttttatatttgtatccAAAATAAGGATTTTAGTTTTAAATAATGCCAAACGGGGAAAAAATCACTAGAAAAACAGATGTTACAAATGCTGAAAATAGctcattaaaatgtatttaaaaaccATCTACAAACATGTTTTGATGGTTACACGTTTGAGAGTTCAAAGAAGGATCTGTGAAACCACATAGATACAAATGCCCATGTAAACATTTCTTCTCAGGAAGCATTAGGGTGTTCTACAAAGAGGGAGATTTGTAAAAGACATAGATTAACTTTTACACTACAGCATGATGTCTCCATGGATAGATCAGACAAGCAAGAGTCATGCTTCTCCTTAAGGTATAGGTAGAGTATTAATTCTGTTGCCTGCGTTTTGCTGATCTCATTTTTTCAAATCTTGATTCCATCTCTTCCAAGACTTTGGGTGTGTATCGTACAACCAGCTTAACTTTTCCTTGAGCTGCTTTTAGCAGCTCAACAGCTTTTTCATGGTGTTCCCCTTCAACACTCTGGAATGAATaattaagaaaaaaagaaagaaagaaagaaaagaccacAGCATTAATATTCCAGCGCTCTGTTACTCAGACTCCCAGAGTGACTTTATGACAGCATTTGAAGAAAtgctggctcagtttatcagcccgacaaaatattttacttgtcaagctatgttggtactactcatcaggacttttttactcatcacagactagaagactagtggatttctgcagccctggccaTTAGCTTTCAGAATTAAGCACACAATTAAGATAAAACTGCAGTCACTCTAGATTTCAGTCAACAGTAGTTTCAGTAAATATAGTAAATTCACATCTCCTTCCATGACTAACAGCTTTTTTCATGTGTCAAACTTTTTATTTAATTACAAAACTACTTTGATGTATGgagtagggtttcttaaccttgggcccccagatgttgctggactacaactcccagaatccccagccacaatggccatgtctggggattctgggagttgtagtccaacaacatctgggggcccaaggttaagaaactctggtatGGAGTATTGAACTTGGGAGTAGGAATATTCAAGAGAACTCAGACCAGTCATTATCATTCATCCCAACTTACTTTACAGAATTGCTGTGATGATAAAAGGGGAACACAAGGGCATTTTACCCTGAGCTACTTGGAGGGGGCAGCACAAATGTGATTGATAAACATGAATGCAATCCAACCCATAGATTAATTCCATGATTCCATCCAGATCTGTACTGAGAGACTTGACAAAATAGTATTTCCCTCTATTAgcattctttattattattatttcgatttctataccgcccttccaaaaatagctcagggcggtttacacagagaaataataaataagatggatccctgtccccaaaaggctcacattctaaaatgaaacataagataagacaccagcaacagtcactggaagtactgtgctgggggtggatagggccagttactctccccctgctaaataaagagaatcaccacggtaaaaggtgcctctttgcccagttaaacacacacacacacaaacacacacaacctgAAATCTGTTAGCTTTTCCATGTCACTGTGACAGTGGCAAATAACAAGGGTCAAGTCTGAATATGAGGCTCTGttccagagttccctctaacagggattcctagatattgttgactacaactcccagaatccccagctgcaaaggcttctgcttggggattctgggagctgcagcccagaacatccgggaatccctgttagagggaacactgctctgttcTGTCAATCACTCTAGTGGTCCTATACTGTAttacttttttttaatggggtgACAAAAGTTACTGAGTTTGCCAAAGGATCCTGTcaacggaacataggaagctgccttatacagagtcagaccactggtccatctagctcagaattgtccatgctgactggcagcagatttccaaggtttgaggcaggagcctttccctacctggagatgccaggatggaATCCAagatattctgcatgcaaagcagatgctctaccatggaggTATAATGGCATCCCCAGTAAGGGCTGATCAGTTGCAAGCTACTTATCCCTACCCTTGCTATATCCTGCCATGTTTCTTTACCCTAGAACTCCTGTGCCTCCTTCTTTAGAATATGTATCCTTGTGTTCATATGGCATATTggagtccatctccaacacattcTTTCCAGTACTTGGATAgctagcctcccccccaccccccaatattaTATCTAAACATTTCCTTGCTTGATCACTAACTTCAAATCTTCATACGTGACTAGAAATATACAGCCAACTTGTCTGGCAAAACTAACAATAGAGTAACTAGCACTGGTGGATAAGTCTGGAAAAGAGAAGGATTTGCCCAGCCCCATCCACCAACAGAGAAGCTGTGTGGGGGAGTGATCAGCCAGTTCTCAGTACAAAGGTTTGATCTGTTCTGGCTGACCATGTGGGAGAAGAGCTCAGTGACTGAGCCCTTCCAGTGGTGAGCAGCTAGGAAACAAACAGGGAGCTGCTGACTGGTGCTGCCTTTCAATACAGAGCATGTGTTCCTAGGTTTAAAAGCAAAAAGCAGCACTTTcgtcacagcagccctgtgaagCAAGTTAAGCCAGTGGTTTTCTTATCCTAGGAGTAAAAGattggaatctctctctctctcttttagagATAAGGCACAATTTCAGATCATTTATAGTTGTAAAGAATGCCAATACACTGTCGATcacagtctgcatagacaatctTGAATTATTTTACAGACTCATGATCAATGCTCCTCAGAGAAATAAAGCCACTTGCTTTTTTATTCAGCATGTTTCCTTGTGAAATGGCATACCTGTTTTAGCATTAGTGACTTTTCCTAGTCTTAATGATCATTTACAATGGAAATACCACTTTTCATAATGCAAAGTACACAAGACCAAGCAGTCAAGATCCCCTCAATGCCCTCAAGCGGTCACAAGTAGCGGAAGTTAAATTCCATCCCTACCACTCCGTTTACAGAAAGAAGCTGGTCTCCACGCTTCAATCCCCCGTGTCTATCAGCAATACCACCTGGGATAATTCGGGATATATAGATTGGAGAATTTTGCTCTTTGCCGCCCATGATGTTGAATCCAAGCCCTTCTTCTGTTTTGGGTAGTTCCACAACTCGGGGATGAGAATGACCTTCACTGGCAGCAAAGGCAGCTACAGTGGCCTGTAGAACAGAAAATTGGCATTTCTTTACTGGATTATCTACTCTAGCACCAAGAATTTCAAAATATCCTGCTAAATATGTCTTcgtcgccatgagccccatcacccattgagatcatctggagaggtccaactgCAGCTGAAACCAGCCAGTCTGTTTGCTAtgcagggataggccttctctggaatgccctccctgctgagatgagagcctccccatctctgacaacttcttaaaaaatccttaaagacttaccttttcacccaagtttttaaatttaattgtggttttaaactgttgtaatgtttttatttttgtcttttaactTTCGCTGTTGtcgtgagctgcccagagacaaaagtttggggcgacATACAAATTTAAGAAATAAATGCTACCAAAACAAACTTGAGCTATAACTCTGCCAAATTCACTCCAAAGCAATTTTATTGATcccagttgctttttaaaagatagtTTTTACTCTGACTCAACTAACGAAgtaaagaaacaaaacaacacaCCTAATATCCAcagttaaaaatgtattttattttaagatgCATGAAGGGAAACAGCATTGACAGGAACATCTGCTCCTGGGGTGATGAGATTTATTGAAGCCTCtggagcagagattctcaatgttgggtccccagatgttattggacttcaactcccagaatccccagccaaaggccactgggcctggagattatgggagttgaagtccaataacatctggagacccaacgttgagaatccctgctctagagttcTGTGGTGTTGCTGGAGGTCAAGGTGCTGTAGCTATGGGCATGGATGACCCAAAGATCACCCATAACTCCCATAACTCCATAATCCATAACTTATTAAAGATAAGACGGGGGCTTATCTTTGGGGTCTGCTGCGAGCAGGTCACCAGAGGGGGCAACACCAAAGGAGCCCACCCCTTTTGGGCTGTCTCTTCAGTGGCAGCAAGGGCCATTCCTCTTTCACCTTGGCCATTTGGGGAGAGTCAAAGAAAGCAAGTCCCTATGTTGCAACAGGCTGGGGTGTGTTGTGTCTGCCCCGATATTgatgctgcacttgtgcagggtTAAAGTGAGAAATGTGGCctgtgataagaacataagagcagccctgctggatcaggcccaaggctcatctagtccagcatcctgtttcgcacagtggcccaccagatgcctctgggaagcccacaggcaagaggtgaaagcatgccctctctcctgctgttactcccctgcaactggtactcagaggcatcctgcctttgaggctggaggtggcctatatagccctccgactagtagctgttgaaagacctccatgaaattatccaaacccctctgaaagccatccagtttgttggctgtcaccacatctcgtggcagagaattccacaagtggattatgtgttgtgtgaaaaaatacttccatttgctggtcctagatttcctggcaatgaatttcatgggatgacccctggttctagagttatgggagagggagaagaatttctctctatccactttctccaacccatgcatgattttataacctctatcatgtctccccgcagtcatctttattctaaactaaacACGCAGCCCTCGCGTGAGTGGTTCTACAGAGTGGGGCGATGTGTTTAGGGGAAGCTGGGTGTAGCTATAGGCAGGGTGGTAGGCAAGGAGACACAGACGAGGGTGCAGGGCTGGCAGTTCCCAAGGAAGAGGGCTCAGCTGCTTAATACTTGCCCCCTCTTCCATTCCTGAGCTCATCTAAAGTGACCCCGTAAGGCTTAGTTTCTTTCCCCTGATCTTAACGTcttgctgctgaatgccaggtcggtaAATGGAAAAGCATCTGCCAACCAGGATTTAATCCCGGATAAGCTGCACAGTGATGTCACATGAGTGATAAGAGACTTGGTTggatgaggggtggggtggggcatggtGTGAATCTCCTAGCTTTgtctgcagtgccatcaatatgtgcGCCACACCCCACTCTGCTTTCCCCATCCAACTCCAAGGAGGCAGTGGATACCCTTAACTGATATCTGAAGGCACTTATGGGTTGGGTGTGGGTTAAGAAGTTGAGATCTAACTCGAACAAGGCAGAAGTGTTGGTGCTGAGTAGGAAAGCTGGTCTAGGTTTAGGCAGCCAGCCTGTTTTGAATGGGGTTTAACTCCCCTTGGAGGACCAGGTGTGCCATTTAGTGGTTATTACTTCCATCTTGGATACTTGAGTTCATgggattgtgaactctgcacatgctcagatatgCTATTTGGTcgcttggcacaagcaaacatggggctaTACTGCCCAAGGTCAGAAGTACTGCAGGGAGTCCCCCCATAGCCCCTCTTGTAGAAAGGGCAGAAGCTAGTAAgcaggtaaaagtaaagttgtgccatcaagtcagtgttgactcctggccctgtggttgtctttggtagaatacaggaggggttgaccattgcctcctcctgcacagtatgagaggatgcctttcagcatcttcctatatcgctgctgcctgaaatacgtgtttcccatagcctgggaaacataccagtggggatttgaacagacaaccttctgcttgttagttaaccATTTCCCCACTCCGCCACTTAAGTCAAAAAGACCTTCAGAAGCGAATTAGCTACCTCCCTTCTTTGGCAAGGGCATTAGCTTCACTAATCACTCCTACAGataagcagggcacccccccagcctcctatcactacgttaatgagctggcaaggacccaAAGGTAGGATCCTTAGCAGGAAAAGAAACCCGCCCCCCTCCCTCAGGAAGAGATGGCCTGGTCTCAGATAAAGTTTTTGAGCTCACCCATTCAATATTCCACACACATCTACTGACCAGCCATTCCAACTTTTGTTTCGTAAAGCATACACCCAATTGATTGGTTCATGCAAgcatgaacttctttgttacatgggagtttcagcccctgcagcCAGGGTGCGTGATTGTTACAATGCCCCAGGGCTGGATTCTGCCTATTTGTACTCCTGACCCAAGCATATGgtcaggaggaggaaaagccgAAGGAGGAGGGGAATCACCACAGAGAACCCAGAGAAGGATGCTGGACCTATCTTGGGACCAAATGCTATATTGGTTCCCTAGCTTGCGAGAGGCACCTCTGCACTGCTTCACCTTTCTTTTTCCTGCCTTTCCGCTTTGCCCCTGCGAGGAGACCTCCTGCACACCCCAATCTACAAGTGCATCCAACACACCTCCGGATCGGGACCTGAGTTAGTGAATACTAACTGTCTATCCCTTGGAAACGCCTCActacatagaacataggaagctgccatatactgagtcagacccttggtccatctagctcagtattgacttcacagactggcagcggcttctccaaggctgcaggcaggaatctctctcagccctatcttggagatgctgccagggagggaacttggaatctagatgctcttcccagagcggctccatcccctgaggggaatatcttgcagtgctcacacttctagtctccctttcatatgcaaccagggcagaccctgcttagctaaggggacaagtcatgcttgctaccacaagaccagctctcctcttccccttTATTTCTTCTCTAAGCCTGCATTTTGGACCATCTCTCTCCAGTAAGCCTTAAACTGACTTATTGACAAGTCAGACCTTAAGGTAAAAATGCCTCTATGTGACCCTAGTTAATAGTGTtatttaagattttattgcctcctcaccttgctGAACCAATCTTGTTATTTTCCTATACCCCTATTTATCCCTAAGTACATCTGATTGTATCATATTTCTGTCTGCATAATTTCCAGACCCAAACCTTCCACAAAATTGACGCTATAATAGATGGTTTACCATAGTCTCGCTAATCCCCCCCCCACTAGCCCCAAAATAGCCCCAGAGTGTTTCGCCAGCACTCCAGTTCTATTAACATGGTATTCCTGGATCCAGCTTTGTTCCTGGAGGTCCAGGCAGAAGCCATGTCCAGCGGTGCCTTTGTATAACTTCAGCTTGTGCAACATCAGCATCCTTTCCCGGAGAAAACAGATCTAGACATGGTAACAAGTGTCTTGTTGACATCCAGACTTGATTAATGCAGCACACGCCACACAGGGTGCCCTTGAAATCTGCCAGGCTGCTTTTGGAAGTGTGCTCTGTAGAGCATATTACTTCACTCTTTTGTCATTTGCATTGCCTCCTGACTTGCTTCTGGGCTCAAGgggctgtttttgacctttaaaacccccAATGGTTTACATCTGAAGTACCAGAAAGACCATAACTTCCTATGAAATTACCTGTTGTCATTTGGGAAGGCTCTGCTCCAGATTCCTCCACCAGCAGaggtgcagtggggggggggggggacgactgtTCTGTGATCATGGCCAgattgtggaactccctccctcaTGACACCCATCTGGCTTCCTCAGTCATGGCTTTCTGGAGGATGTTAAGAGAACCCTCTTTCATCACTCTCtttcataacccctgctaacttggcaaagaggcaccttttaacatggtgattctctttatttagcagggggagagtaactggccctatccgtccccagcacagtacctccagtgactgttgctggtgtctatcttgtgtttctttttagattgtgagccctttgggagccatcctatttatttgttgtttctctgtataaaccgccctgagccatttttggaagggcggtatagaaattgaaatcaaaacaaacaacaacaacacctgtctgactgtgtaaacaagaaataataataataatcaggcaTGTGGCCTGTTTATAAATGGGGAGTTTTCACTGTATAATTTACTGCTGAACTTCTTGCTGCTAGTTAGTTTGTTCTGATGTTGGGTTAGgggttttttgctttgtttttaatttctttcaTAATATTTGTTCCGTTAACATAATTGATTGCCTAGACAGGCAGAAACAGTACTGTTTAATAACCTTTTAATAATTAAATAGAGAGCAATGTGTTCCCGCTTGCATGTATTTTAGAGGGCTGCATGCACTTAACACATACAACATGTTCATAGTCAGAAACAATACCATGTAACTTGGATCCTGGAACCCTGGTTCAAAACGTGTTATAGGCAGTAGTCTCAAAAGGGAGTGCTCTAAGGATGTTGTGGTTTGTAGTAAAAGACAAGCCGCATCTTTCACAGTCCACATACCCACTTCAAAATCCTCAAGGAtcatctggggtgggtgggtgggcgggcaagcTTGCATTACCCAGATGCTGACAATTCCCAAACTTCTTGGCATAGTCTCCCCTACACATTTCTGCACTGCAGAGAAGACAGATATCTATTTAATTCACTGAGCAAGTGTagggaaaaaaaaatctgtgttaGCACCCCTTTATATGGGGCACAGAGGTGGGCAGTGGACATGCAGTGTCTTTGTCCAAGTGCACAAACTGAAGGATGCATGGGGAAAATGTTGTCTTTGGCCAGGAGACCCTCTTGCATTCTTTGACAAGTCTCCAATTCCTTCCATTCTTTCCCCCCACACTGATCCCAACACCCAATACAAACAGCTGCGATCTATCTACAACGTTCCTTTAAATTATCCATAAGCCTCACAGCtctagggtagggatgtgcacgaaccagttgggaggccctttatggacctccgaaccagttgaACAATCCGGCAGTTAGAAGGTGGgagggggatagctttaaggactggggagggtgctcttaccaccctgcccgcccccctcccccccatcatgtttcccccgctggcactgtgCTTTAAAATAGTCCTGCAGGGCGGCACCGTACTTCCTTGCCACCACAGTGCATGGCAGACCAAGAGTACCCAGAACTACccagtgcatgtgcgcacatcatGCGCAGGCAggtgcaccaggcacttccagcccaccacacaccagggcagcaaggaggtacactgccgcccccgggatcattttaaagcacagcgccggtgggggagacgcagatgggggagggagagcatcctccccagtccttaaagctatcctccCCATCCCTTCAAATGGGCAGTTACCGGTTCCATGCACGTCCCTACTCTAGGGTAACAGCATCCTAAGTTGAAACTAATATTGGCCGTGTTGTTTtcataattaaaatttaacataTGGGGATTTTCAGGGGGTTCTGCTAACCCGACTCTCAAATTTGTGACCAGAATCTAAAATCTGAGGTTTGAATGGAGCTCTTACCTTGGCTGTAGCATTCGCTCTCACTTCTGGGCTACTGCTGATGTCCACTGTCTCATAAACATGCTCATATACCTTTAGAAATCATAACAGATAcaggattgactgattgattaacaGGAGAAACACCAAGTTAAGCCATAAGAACATTTCCTAACAAGTTGCAGACTATAATTTTGCAGATCTGAATCCTAAACCAACACTGAACTTTTGCAgttgctgcttttcttcctgCTTAACAGCCATAACATTTAAGTGACCTGTTTATATGAGGTTTGAATCAGGGAATGTACCTTGCACCGTTAACTTACCTCCCTCACTGCATTACAGAATTCACTTTGAAGGACTCTTTGCAAAGCCTGTAGTTTCTGTGGTGGTACCTCTCCACTCCTTTGTAACTTTTCCAGCAATTCAATAGCCCGACAGATATCTGGAGAAAAATATAGAGGATAAAATAAATTAAGTTTTACTCAGAGGCATTATTGGCTGGCATGGAAATAAATTTCTGCAATTCTCAAC carries:
- the LIN7C gene encoding protein lin-7 homolog C isoform X2, with protein sequence MAALGEPVLLERDICRAIELLEKLQRSGEVPPQKLQALQRVLQSEFCNAVREVYEHVYETVDISSSPEVRANATAKATVAAFAASEGHSHPRVVELPKTEEGLGFNIMGGKEQNSPIYISRIIPEC
- the LIN7C gene encoding protein lin-7 homolog C isoform X1, which translates into the protein MAALGEPVLLERDICRAIELLEKLQRSGEVPPQKLQALQRVLQSEFCNAVREVYEHVYETVDISSSPEVRANATAKATVAAFAASEGHSHPRVVELPKTEEGLGFNIMGGKEQNSPIYISRIIPGGIADRHGGLKRGDQLLSVNGVSVEGEHHEKAVELLKAAQGKVKLVVRYTPKVLEEMESRFEKMRSAKRRQQN